Sequence from the [Bacteroides] pectinophilus genome:
TTGCAACAGACTTCTTAAGCCTCATGGCATTCTGGTGCTGGACTAACGGTATCTACAATGCGACAAGCGGTCTCTTCCAGGGTTCCGGCCATACGATGATAACAATGCTCGTTGATGCCTCACGTATATGGGTCTTCCGTTTCTTAGTGCTTTTTATATGCGAGACGATACTTCATCTCGGAGTTGCAAGCATATGGTATGCCGTTGTTGTCAGCAACGCAACATCTTCAGTTATTCTTATCATTCTTTACTTCACGGGAATATGGAGAAAATCGACGGTTAAGATTGAAAGTGATAGTGAAAAACAGGCTGCATAATAAGCAGCCTGTTTTCTTATATTTATAACATTTACTGTTCTTCGCCGGTTCTTTCATCCATCTCAACATAATCACAGTGTGTTCCGACATACTTATACGCCGGACGGATAATCTTGCCTTTGTTTACAAGTTCTTCAAGACGGTGTGCACACCATCCTGATGTACGTGCTATTGCAAATATAGGCGTGAAGAGTTCTTCCGGAATCCCAAGCATTGTATACACAAAGCCGCTGTAAAAATCGACATTGGCACATACCGGCTTTACAAGATGTCTCTTCTGTGCAATGATAGCACCTGCTGTCTGCTCTACAAGCTCGTACAGTGCGAACTCCTTCTGAAGTCCCTTCTCCTCTGAGAGGCTCTTCGCATATCTCTTAAGTATCACGGCTCTCGGGTCTGAATCTGTATAGACTGCATGTCCCATACCATATACGAGACCCGACTTATCAAACGCGTCCTTATCAAGTATCCTGGTAAGGTATGCCCTGACCTCATCAACATTAGTCCAGTCTGATACATTCTCCTTGATATTCTGGAACATCTTCTGAACCTTAAGGTTGGCGCCTCCGTGACGTGGTCCCTTAAGAGAAGCTATACCTGCAACTATTGCCGAATATGTATCAGTACCACTTGATGTAACAACATGCGTTGTGAATGTTGAGTTATTACCGCCGCCATGCTCTGCATGAAGGATAAGTGCAACATCAAGCACCTTCGCCTCAAGATCTGTGAATATTCCGTCACTTCTGAGCATATACAGCAGATTCTGTGCTGTTGAATAATCCTTACGCGGATTACGGATAATCATGTTCTGGTCAAGTCTGAAATGTCCGTATGCCTGATATGAATATGCTGCTATAAGCGGCGTCTTCGCTATCATCTGGAGTGACTGACGCAGTACATTGGATACCGATATATCATCCGGATTGCCATCATATGAATAAAGATTAAGAATACTCTTCATCATCGAATTCATAATGTTGGCACTCGGTGCTTTCATAATTACATCACATATAAAGTCACCGGAGAGTTCACTAAGGTCTGCAAGGATTCCGATAAAGCTCTTGAGCTGTGACTTAGTTGGAAGTGAACCAAACAGAAGAAGATATGTCACCTCTTCAAATCCGTAGAAGCTGTCCCTGCTTCCCTGAATCAGCTCGCTTACATTGTAGCCCTGATAATAAAGGTTGCCATCTGTAGGAACCTTCTTACCATCAACAATCTTACTTCCTACAACATCCGAAATCTCTGTAAGTCCTGTAACAACGCCATTACCGTTGCTGTCTCTCAATCCTCTTTTAACATCATGCTTAGTATAGAGTTCCACGTCAAAGGCTCTTGACTTCATACAGCTCTCAACAAGCTGTCCAAACTCCGCATCATGTTGTGTTATTTCCATCATCGATCTGTTGTCCACGGTAATGCTCTCCTTTACTTTCCTCAAAATAATGTGCTTATTTTAACCTATTGTCGAAAAAAAGACAACATTTAAATAGTATTTTCTTAATAAATTAAGCTTTTTATTTCTTTTACTTTCGATTATTAGTCACTTTTTCAACAATCTCATCAAACGGAACCGGTCTGTAATCCGTGCGTTCTACGCTCACACAGTATGACTGTTCACTGTAATCTTTGTACAGCTGACTGCCATGCACATGTCCGAATATGTTGGCATAAGGCATATTGCGGCACACATACACAGGTTCGTGCGAAAGAATCCAGAATCCTTCATATATTATTGGATATCTGCTGACAAACTCAAAACCGCATCTATACCAGAAATCCTCCGTAACAATATCATGGTTGCCAAGTATCAGGCTCTTGTGTCCGTTAAGCCTGCAGGCAAGCTCTGTATTCCTGCCGACACTTTTATAAGCCGAGAAATCACCCAGCACGAATACATTGTCATCTTCACCTACAGTCTCATTCCATCCGGCAATAAGCTTCTCTTCCATATCATCGGTATCCGCAAAAGGCCTGTTCTCATATCTTATAATGTCCGCATCTCCAAAATGCGTATCCGCAATAAAGAATGTTCTCATATCAATTCCATTTCTGTATTATATAATCTCCATGCAATGTTCCGCCTGCGACCTGCGCAGAAGCGGCCTGTCATTATTAACTGCCACGCCTTCTCCCACAGAACCATACTCTGCAAAGCGCGCATTCTTATATGAATTGCCGCTCATGTCACTGTATCCGTTGTCACATACAACATCGCTCATATAACAGTTAATGAAAAATGCTGCAGCATCCCTGCCCCATGGACGGGCAAGCCTGTACGCCCCCGTTTCTATCCTGTCATCAGCATAGAATCTGCAGTTTCTGAATATAAAACCATATTCCGCATCTGCATGTGTCCTCGGTGCAGTAAAGCATCCATCCGCCTTATATGGTGTGTATCTTCCGATTATATCGCAGTCATCGAATATTGCAGCACCACATCCATATATAAAGTCAACATTGCCTTCGATATGACAGTAGCTAAAATGCTGGTGTGTGGTAATATCCGGTGAAAAATCATCCTTGTCGGCTGCATCAACAAACAGTGTATCCTGATATCCGAGCAGAGTAATATTGGTAACCGATACATTATCTGCAAGTATAGCCAGCGCATCTGCCTGCTGGTCTGTTCCGTCTGCATAAGGATATGTATTCTCTATACTTATATTGCACATTGAGAATCCTGTTGCCGTATACTCAACAAGCATCGCATTCCTGTCACGCATTCCCGCCGCTGTTCCGTCCGCAACACATGCATTGAACTCAATTCTGGTTTTTTTTGCATCTTCACCGATAATACTTACATCCGCACGTTCAACGACAACTCTCTCCCTGTAGACACCATTCTTAACAAATATGACATCTCCATCACCAGGCATTCCATGTACAAGTGCATCGCTTATTCTGGAATACTGCGGAATACCTGATGCATCCAATGCGCCCTGTGCTCCCTTGTATGAAGCATCCACTACACAGTTATAGTACGGCATGCACAGGAAATTGAATACCTTTCTCGACCTGCTTCCGGTTACGGATTCAAATATAACTTCTATCTTATTAAAACCTTTTGCAGGGTATCCCTCTATCCTGATACTCTCGCCTGCACCACATGCGATACAGCCTTCGCAGTCGCGTTCTCCATGTGTGAATCCATCGAGTGCCTCCGCCGCATCCCGGCCATTTACAAGCACTTTATATCTGCCGTCAGTGTTATAGTGTCCTGTTATATAGAAATAATGTGCGCCAAGCGTATCATTACTCTTATCATCAACTACCATTTCAACCTGCCTGTCATTAACTGCATACACAGCTTCCGCTCTATCGCTTATACGCAGTGCCTGCTGTGGTTCTCCCGGATTGCTGCAGTTATCTTCTGAATATGATATTACATAATAATACAGCGGGTCATATCCGCATGACTTATCAGTAAAGCTTACAACGGATTCTCCGTCAGCATCTTTCTTTGCATCTTTCCCTGTAAATGTTCCCATAAGGACATCATTGTCACCACACACATTACATGTATCAGCGCGGAATACTTTCCACTCATATGCATCATCCGTAAGCTTAAGGCTTATATCTATTCCGTCCGCACTTCCAATTGCAGTAAGAGACGCATCATCGAGAGGTCTGATATAATGTACTGCCTCTGACTGCGCATATGATGATTTATTAACCTCATTGCCGATTCTTCCGTATACCCTGAATGTATAATCACCACTGTTTTCCGGTGTATATGCAAATGCTGTTGTCGCCGCAGTTCCTACATTAATATATGCTTCATTATTATAAGATACTTCAACATCATACTCGCAGTATCCATCACATGTCTCTGCCTCCCAGCCGAGTTCTATGCGGCGTCTGTCGGATGATTCTCCTGCCTTTGTTATCTTGGTAACAGCCGGAGGTTCACAGTCCGGCTTATAGTAGTCATCCTGATTATAGATAACACTGCCTGACGCATCCTTAAGCGTAAGCCTCGCTATATCTGCTTCAACTCCCGCAAGAGCAATTCCATACCGCACACTCCGTCCGCTTTGCAGTGTCTCATATGTCTGTGTCAGGTCAAATGTATTATCATCCTCCAAAATTAGCTTTCTTCCCATAGCATCCCATACCTGAAGAGTCGCTATATTATTGCATTTGGAATACATCATCCTGTATGTCGTTCCTGTAAAACTGTCCTTATCTATAGCAGCAGACTTTGGATTACCATTGGCTCCCATACCGCTTGCTGTTGAAAAGGTATGCTGGAACACACAATTCTTTTGTCCATGAAGTACATCACAATGCACAGGCATTCCTTCAACAGCATCAAACTGCCCTATTGCTATACCCTGCTTGTCCGTTCCTGCATCAACAGACTTAAGCCTTATCGCAGCCGATATTGTGCAGTCATCATTGCGCGGTTCAAACAGTAAGTATGTACATTCCCTGTCCTCGCGTATGTTCCCCCTGACCTTATGTACTTTGTCAAGCACACTCTTCACTGACAGGACATTGCCTGCATCTTTGCATTCAACCTGCGTGCTCTCAGAATAAATGCCACTGTAAGATCTGCTGCTTGTACGCTCCGGGCCATCCCCTTTCATTCCGCGGCCTGTCTTTATATAGTAGATAAATATATCTTCATAACTGCCGTCATCCATTCTGAAACCGCCCGGAATAGTCCCTGCTTTTGTAAATCCAAGCTTCTCATACAGATTGTTAGCAGCCGTATTTGATTCCACAACAGCATTGAACTGAAGTATTCTGAAGCCAAGCTCCCCTGCCTGTCTTATGCAGTCACGCACAAGAAGTTCCCCGACATGTCTTCCCCTGCAATTCCTGTCAACTGCGTAGCTGGCATTACTTATATGTCCACAGCGTCCTATATTATTGGGATGCAGTATATACATTCCGACAATTCTTCCTGTCTCATCCTCTGCGACACCACAATAACTCTGCCCCTCAAAAAACCGTCTTCCGCCTGCCGTACTTAATGTCTCAAGCTGTGGGAATGCCACTCCTTCTTCAACTACCTGGTTCCATATAGGAACCATAGACTTAACATCTTCTTTTTTGTACTGTCTGATAATAATATTGCTTTCCATTGTCACTCTCCATATAAAATTATTTATTATTTTAATTCATCTTAAATGTATCACCATTCATACGGGTTGCCTGTCTCTCAGAAGCAGCTGCCTCAAGCAGTTCCATTTTCTTAAATCCAAATATTCCTGCAAATGCTGACCTCGGGAACATCATTATTGCTGTGTTATATTTGGTAACAGTATCATTGTAAAACTGGCGTGCCTTTACAATCTTATCCTCCGTATCGGCAAGCTCCTTCTGCAACTGAAGGAAATTTGAATTCGCCTTAAGCTCCGGATACTTCTCACCAATTGCGAGCATACGTGAGGCCTCATGTCCGAGTGCCTCTCCGGCCATATATGACTCTGCCGGTGATGCTGCAGACAATACTTTGCTTCTAAGCTCTGTAACCTGTGTAAGTGTCTGCTGCTCATAAGAAGCATATCCCTTGGTTGTCTCGATAAGATTAGGAATTAAATCCGCACGTCTCTTGAGCTGCACCTCTATCTGTGCCCCCTGATTCTCCACACGGTTTCTGAGGACAACCATGCCGTTATAGCACCTTATAACCGCTATTGCTATAAATGCTATTATTACAAATACAACCCCTGTGACAATCATAATTGAATTTGCCATATTCTTATATTCCTCCATTCTGCAAACGCATTTTCCTGATATCCGCAACTATCTGCTCATTCTCCTCAAGCACAACCGCATATATAAGATAATCATCCCACAATGCGAGCTGGCTCTTATCTGCCTCACTCAGGTTTGAGTAATCATGTATGAAATTCTTCATTCCATATACATATTCCGCCATCTCATTACCTGACTGCGTTCTTCGGTATCTTTGCTTCGTCGCTGTCGACACGATACCTCCGACCACCATTATTCCCGGCATAAAGAAAGCTGCAAGCATCACAATAGCCGCCAATATCAGCTCCGCCATAACCGGATAATACTGCGGATACATGCTCAGATACTCTACCTGTTCACGAAAAGTTGCCGTATCGGGCAGCGCATCAAGTATCTGCTCAAGTTCGTCCAGCTGCGGTGTAATCGCATTAATAAGAAATGCCATCCCGACAATGATTATTATTGGGACAAGGCATCCTGCAAAGCATCCTGCCGCCTTTCCTGCTGTTTCTTTCACTTTACTCCTCTTAGCAAACAGACCGTCATATATATCCGTCATCTATAGCCTCCTGTACCGCCATGCGCTGCCATGCCGCTTCATCAACCGCATCACACCCACGTTCGGCAAGTGCCTTCACCAGATATCTGTCACTATTGCGTAATACCGGATTCATCTGCCAATCCCCATCGGCATCCAATACATACCTGCCATATTCATCCGTCTTGATAATGCCAAGATTCTCATACTTTAAAATACACGCCGCAATATCCTTGCGCTTTTCAATCTTAAGGTCTGCAAGCAGGCTTATTGTTCCCGGTGCAAGTCCGTCAAGCTTATCCCTGTAATAATCTATGTCATTTACCGTGATAAATGTGCTCCTCTTAAGTAGCTGCCTCCTCGCAGTATGAATAATCACCTTAAAAAGCATCACCCAGAACAATCCGAGTATAAGCCCCACAAGCGCCTGCATGCCTATCATTACCGCAATAATTGCCGGTGTGGGGTTATCCGCCAGAACTTCCTCCACCTGATCCCATGTTATTATAATGTCACGCAGCATAAAGCCTATCGGAATCAGCCATACCAGATGTTCTGCCATTGTCAGCCTGTTAAGCTGCCGACTTTTAAACACCTTCTTCTTTTTTATATGAAACAACCGAACTTCCTCCCATATACCGATTATTAGCTGTGCCATGCCGATTAGCAATCTCCCAAAATTATTCAGCCAAGCGATTCTGCTATCTTATCCACAGTCTCTGTATCTATACCTAAGACTTCAGATATCTCCTCACGCGTCAGCTTACCCTGTCTGAGAAGCTTAGCCGCATTCTCAAGCTTCTCTTCATTCCTTGCTTCATCGCACAATTCCTCAACTGCTCTGCACATCGCTGCCACTCCTTCCTCATCTTCCTTAAAGCATCCAGAATATTAGCATCAATTATACTGCTGTTATATCTTGCCCTCTTTACACCTGCACCCTTATCCGACCTCTGAATCTCAAAATTATATTTTCTGTCGGAAGAGTCTGTTGCAAATATATCAAGCCTCACAGATCTGCCATGCAGGTTCTTAATACTATACTGTGTATGCACTTCCTGAACCTTAATATCATCCCTCATTCAATATCCCTTTCAATAATCATCAAACATTCTGCATTATCAAAAGAGGCTCCGGACTCTCTTTAAAGTAAGAAAATATTATCACATGGTACCATACGAAACAATAGCCAATATACACGAAAATATTTATGTATATTCTTGACAGATTAACAAACTTTTCGGAATTTCAGACTTTTTTACTCATCACGCCTCAGCCCACGCCAGTGCACACCTTACTGCACGTTCCCAGCCTGACAGAAGCTCCTGCCTCCCCGCATCTGCCAGATCCGGATGAAATGTATTGGATATCGCCCAGTTCTTACGGATATCATCCTTATCCTTCCAGTATCCAACCGCAATTCCCGCAAGATACGCCGC
This genomic interval carries:
- a CDS encoding DUF2207 domain-containing protein, whose translation is MTDIYDGLFAKRSKVKETAGKAAGCFAGCLVPIIIIVGMAFLINAITPQLDELEQILDALPDTATFREQVEYLSMYPQYYPVMAELILAAIVMLAAFFMPGIMVVGGIVSTATKQRYRRTQSGNEMAEYVYGMKNFIHDYSNLSEADKSQLALWDDYLIYAVVLEENEQIVADIRKMRLQNGGI
- a CDS encoding pectinesterase family protein, yielding MPGDGDVIFVKNGVYRERVVVERADVSIIGEDAKKTRIEFNACVADGTAAGMRDRNAMLVEYTATGFSMCNISIENTYPYADGTDQQADALAILADNVSVTNITLLGYQDTLFVDAADKDDFSPDITTHQHFSYCHIEGNVDFIYGCGAAIFDDCDIIGRYTPYKADGCFTAPRTHADAEYGFIFRNCRFYADDRIETGAYRLARPWGRDAAAFFINCYMSDVVCDNGYSDMSGNSYKNARFAEYGSVGEGVAVNNDRPLLRRSQAEHCMEII
- a CDS encoding citrate/2-methylcitrate synthase, which codes for MKSRAFDVELYTKHDVKRGLRDSNGNGVVTGLTEISDVVGSKIVDGKKVPTDGNLYYQGYNVSELIQGSRDSFYGFEEVTYLLLFGSLPTKSQLKSFIGILADLSELSGDFICDVIMKAPSANIMNSMMKSILNLYSYDGNPDDISVSNVLRQSLQMIAKTPLIAAYSYQAYGHFRLDQNMIIRNPRKDYSTAQNLLYMLRSDGIFTDLEAKVLDVALILHAEHGGGNNSTFTTHVVTSSGTDTYSAIVAGIASLKGPRHGGANLKVQKMFQNIKENVSDWTNVDEVRAYLTRILDKDAFDKSGLVYGMGHAVYTDSDPRAVILKRYAKSLSEEKGLQKEFALYELVEQTAGAIIAQKRHLVKPVCANVDFYSGFVYTMLGIPEELFTPIFAIARTSGWCAHRLEELVNKGKIIRPAYKYVGTHCDYVEMDERTGEEQ
- a CDS encoding metallophosphoesterase, whose amino-acid sequence is MRTFFIADTHFGDADIIRYENRPFADTDDMEEKLIAGWNETVGEDDNVFVLGDFSAYKSVGRNTELACRLNGHKSLILGNHDIVTEDFWYRCGFEFVSRYPIIYEGFWILSHEPVYVCRNMPYANIFGHVHGSQLYKDYSEQSYCVSVERTDYRPVPFDEIVEKVTNNRK
- a CDS encoding LemA family protein — translated: MANSIMIVTGVVFVIIAFIAIAVIRCYNGMVVLRNRVENQGAQIEVQLKRRADLIPNLIETTKGYASYEQQTLTQVTELRSKVLSAASPAESYMAGEALGHEASRMLAIGEKYPELKANSNFLQLQKELADTEDKIVKARQFYNDTVTKYNTAIMMFPRSAFAGIFGFKKMELLEAAASERQATRMNGDTFKMN